The Arachis ipaensis cultivar K30076 chromosome B03, Araip1.1, whole genome shotgun sequence region AGATTCTTCACCGTAAGTCGAGAATAATCTGTTGAATCTATAAGATTTCCTTTAGTACGATGGGCAAAGGTTTCTATAATAATTGGTCTGTCGCTGTAAATAGCTATATTAATATGAAAtggattctctcaattttttttaatgactGAGAGATTTCTTACGTTTTATTTTATAAGTGaggcaaaaataataaaaaattaaaaatcacagttttaaacttttaatttttttttaataattgcgaGGATTCATTCCCTATTAATAACGGTTTTTCCGTTATTATAATTTTAGTTTACTCAATGTTTCCTTTTATCACTTCCACCCTGTGACTTGGTTTATCTAAGATAGACGAGTATGTGGGAAATTGTAAGCTTTTGtaagtaaaaaatatatatgcaagTATCCCAAATtaggttattattattattattattatttctaatttctaatttctaatttGGGTTTACTTGTAATTCTGTTCTCTTGTATAGTTTATCATTAGTTAGCTAATAGGAATCTAGATATAGAACATGCATGGTAATTAATATAGTAGTCGTagaaaaactcaaatacaattgTTTCATGTAAAATTGATAGTCAAAAaattgttagatgatttgacaaaGAGTCTTGTTAGGAaaccaatggaatatttgtacaatgggTTCTTTGTTTGGCCCaagagttaaaaaatgaacatcactcatactatccagaataaccatccgggtACTAGGAATAATAATACTCTTGACTTTTCGGATCTAGAGCTCTGATACTATATCATAaaatcactcatcccaaaagtttaaactgatggaaaaaggtaacattaatagttatatctctaatattgaATCGGACAtctctaaacctccattgtacacattgtataactATTCTATTAGCTTTCTATACTTCCTCTTTTgagaaatttaattaaattgtcaTTTAACAGTTTTCGACTTTCTAATTTCATATGAAAACGAGTTTCCACGTTCACAAGTTGTCTTTTCAGCTATAAGATCTGAGTCATTAACCTCATTCCCGCTGTGATATTACTATATTTTGGTCTACTTGATGAAGCTGGGATGAGATTTTTCTCCTATAAATTAGAAATTAACTCTGATTATTATCAAATAACAACTAAAGTGCCAGCGTGAAACATTAGTTACTTCGTATGTTTTTTTTAAATCAGCGATACAATACAAGCATCTCTATCTAGAGCAAACAACTTCGACTATGTCATCCAACAATCTGTACAAGATTTAAGTCTGTCCAAAACTCCAAATGCAAATGCTTGATGCCAGTACAAAACAATGTAGCTTTTACCTCTATTATGATTGTACTATGATAAAGACTGATTAAAGCGCTGGAAAGTTAATCACTTCTTTGTCCAATGATGTAACTACCCTGATCGATAGAAGTTTAAATAACGTCATAAAATTGGTGGATACGGGATACATCATGCAATTTCAAGTGATGTACCGATCCCTCCAACACAAACACACTTAATCAGAAGCAGTTGACAATAAGTACGTGAAATATAAGCACACTAAAAAGTTATACAAAAACAAACCATAAAATCCAGGTTATCCAATACAACACGATGCATGTCAAATTGTCAATCGTCCCATAATATTTTATAAAACTTTGGGATTATGACCCACGCCAAAGCtatctttgcattttttttttccctAAACCAAGTAATGGTTCGTCTCACTAAGGAAAAAAGGAAACAAATAAATGTATTTCTATGAAAGACCCCAGACTAAAGGAGAATAGAATCATATGCAGGTTACTTCTACAAATTTGTCCGAGGTTATTTCTGTTGGCTAAAACACTTCCCTGTAACATATAGGACAAGCCTGAAAAAACATGCAGAAGAAAAACAGAGTTTAAAATCATATGAATTTCAGTAGATGCCAAATACAGTGTTTGTCACCAGAACATGAACTAAAAGTATCAAGTTCATGATGAGTATCTTGCCTTATTGATGCTAAGCCATCTGGTCCCGCAACTAGCATGATAGAGATGTTTACAAGGCAAAGTGATCCGCTTGTCCCCTCTTTTATACTCCATCTGGCAAATCACACACCTAAACCGGACAATGTGTTAGATCAACAAATTAGCAGATAATAGTCACTATCAGTTAAAAGGAGCTGACTACTCATTTGAGTAAGCATCTTGTTCTCATTCACAGATTATGATACAGGATGTATTAGATTTTAGGACTATGATCCATAGTAAATTTGTTCTCAATGACCTTAGTATTTTTAAGATCACAAGAATCTATAAGTTCGTGGAATAATATAAATTTCCACTTCCAGTGAGGATATGTACCTTGTCCCTTTTTACCCCATAATATATATAACTATAGAAATTAGTAGTTTGGCAAAGAAAAAGGCATATGTGATTAATATTAATCCAAAGAATAAGCTTAACGGCAGCAATCTAAAATCGCTGAAGATCGATTTACCCCAGAGGGAAGTTGAATTGTTAAAAAGAAGTTAATAACCGAAGAACAGGAGTAAGTTAAAAATATAAAGCTGAAACAAATATTTGACAGTTAGACATAAATGGATAATAACAGCAGCAATTGCTTTGAAACTCTAAAAACACCAATATTACCTCTCATCCCTCGACTTCTTCCTTGAGAAGAACCCACACTTGTACTTTGAAACTGGAAGCATCGAAATCTGCTCTTGGGTAAGACCACGGCTTTGGGTTCCAACAGCTTCACCTAATTCGAGTAGTTCCTGTAATAAATAATATGATCTCAAGGCAGGGAAATGGGGGGAAAACAAAGCCACATTTGCACTTGAGAAATTTTTCAAATATGGCTTAAATGGAAACATGATTCATGATAGGACACTGGAATCATTTGATCCATATTAGTGACCCATTTGGGAGGACAAAACTTAGTCCCTGTTAATATCATTTTCTAaattaatgttcctttactttagttgTTATCGACACAGTTTTCTAACTGGAGTCAACATTTCAAATGTAATTCAGGTGAAACATACAATATGCTGTAAGAATATTATGTAATGATTTATCCAAACTATTTTATGGAGTAGCTAAGCTTACAACAACAAAGCCACAGAAATAACAATGTTAACAAACCTCCTAATAAAATAATTGCAAGATTAACTATTATACGTATCAAGAACATTAACCCTAAGAAAACCAGAGATATAGTAGCTGTGTTTTAAGAAGTAAATTAAGCCAATAAAGATCATAATATGAGAATCTCAATCCAACCTCGTAGGTCATGTTGTCAGGATCAATACTGTCTTGCCAAACAACCTGTAAAACATGGCAAAACTGCTTAGATATCTTTTATTGTGCTTCTCAGAGATGGAAAGCTAAAGGTAACTGCAGAAATTTCTAACACAATCACAGGAGTTAACACTAAATAAATCAGGACTTTTGAAGGCAAATACCTGATAATCATTGGAATTACTATGATGTCTTCGTGGACCTGGAACAGAAGAGAcaaaaaaaactttagaaaaccacCAGATGGATTACAAAAGTGGGATTACTCATTTAACTGATTTCAATCTCTTTTATCAGCTAAACAAAGCATAGGCAGAGGATCCAAATCTATCTGTTTCATACAACTTGGaaatgaatttttaaatttgagcAATTATCATATGAAAATTATCTTCAAATGAAACTCAGGAACATACACTCGATAGAATTGTCTCGTGTGGTATTGTTTACCCCTTCTCCCCATTCTGTATGTACAGCTGCAGTATGCTCATTGACAGTCGTTGAGTTTTCCAAAGGCCTCCTATATTCGTCAACCAGTGGTTCATGATGATGATTTACATCATAACCATGATTATAACGATAGTATGAAGTGCTGTCAGGTTCAGAAAGTCCAAACTTATAAAAGCTTGTAGTTGAAGGGTATGAACTCTCCTGGAATATAAATGGAATACCATTTTAATTCAACTCGAGTATTATGGATCTTTCTAATAGTTTTCCAGTAATACCAAAAGGATATCAAAATAATTTGCAGACAAAATGTGAAACAGAGCAGGGTATTTCCAGCAGATCTATATAATGGAAACAAGAAATGTGCAGCAATTTCCACCAAAACAAAGATATAAAATGCTAAATAGAACAGAAATCTTTGCAGGCACCTGAGCATGTGATGCACCAGAAAAGATGAAATTGACATGTTCATATGTGAGACCTTCGAAATATTCAATAAAGCTTCCTGCTGTACTATAGGGATAGCTGATGTTATTGTAATGGTGGATTTCCATGTGTGGATTCCAACTCATTTTGGATCCTTTCAGCCAGACAACACAACTAGTCTGCGGAATGAATCCCCAGCAATTAACATTAAGCATAGCAAAGACAATGAGGTGCAGAAACAGTAGAACACAACAAAATTTGCATTAATattaacaaattaattaattaaattacatACACAAATTTAATATTCACAGATTCATCAATAAAACTTGAAGATAACTAACATGAGACAGCTACTCCTAAATTGTTAACCTGCACCCAAAAAAAGTCATATAGATATATTCAGCATGTATAAGAAGACAATTGTCAGAAAGCCATTCCTCCAATGTTAATTTCACTAGTTTTGCTCACATCACTTTTTTCTAAAATCTGCATTCCTAATCAAACAGCTCAAAAAACTAAGTGAAAAAAAAGCGCATTAGTACAAATGAAGCTGACAAAACTCCACCAAAACCAAAATNNNNNNNNNNNNNNNNNNNNNNNNNNNNNNNNNNNNNNNNNNNNNNNNNNNNNNNNNNNNNNNNNNNNNNNNNNNNNNNNNNNNNNNNNNNNNNNNNNNNNNNNNNNNNNNNNNNNNNNNNNNNNNNNNNNNNNNNNNNNNNNNNNNNNNNNNNNNNNNNNNNNNNNNNNNNNNNNNNNNNNNNNNNNNNNNNNNNNNNNNNNNNNNNNNNNNNNNNNNNNNNNNNNNNNNNNNNNNNNNNNNNNNNNNNNNNNNNNNNNNNNNNNNNNNNNNNNNNNNNNNNNNNNNNNNNNNNNNNNNNNNNNNNNNNNNNNNNNNNNNNNNNNNNNNNNNNNNNNNNNNNNNNNNNNNNNNNNNNNNNNNNNNNNNNNNNNNNNNNNNNNNNNNNNNNNNNNNNNNNNNNNNNNNNNNNNNNNNNNNNNNNNNNNNNNNNNNNNNNNNNNNNNNNNNNNNNNNNNNNNNNNNNNNNNNNNNNNNNNNNNNNNNNNNNNNNNNNNNNNNNNNNNNNNNNNNNNNNNNNNNNNNNNNNNNNNNNNNNNNNNNNNNNNNNNNNNNNNNNNNNNNNNNNNNNNNNNNNNNNNNNNNNNNNNNNNNNNNNNNNNNNNNNNNNNNNNNNNNNNNNNNNNNNNNNNNNNNNNNNNNNNNNNNNNNNNNNNNNNNNNNNNNNNNNNNNNNNNNNNNNNNNNNNNNNNNNNNNNNNNNNNNNNNNNNNNNNNNNNNNNNNNNNNNNNNNNNNNNNNNNNNNNNNNNNNNNNNNNNNNNNNNNNNNNNNNNNNNNNNNNNNNNNNNNNNNNNNNNNNNNNNNNNNNNNNNNNNNNNNNNNNNNNNNNNNNNNNNNNNNNNNNNNNNNNNNNNNNNNNNNNNNNNNNNNNNNNNNNNNNNNNNNNNNNNNNNNNNNNNNNNNNNNNNNNNNNNNNNNNNNNNNNNNNNNNNNNNNNNNNNNNNNNNNNNNNNNNNNNNNNNNNNNNNNNNNNNNNNNNNNNNNNNNNNNNNNNNNNNNNNNNNNNNNNNNNNNNNNNNNNNNNNNNNNNNNNNNNNNNNNNNNNNNNNNNNNNNNNNNNNNNNNNNNNNNNNNNNNNNNNNNNNNNNNNNNNNNNNNNNNNNNNNNNNNNNNNNNNNNNNNNNNNNNNNNNNNNNNNNNNNNNNNNNNNNNNNNNNNNNNNNNNNNNNNNNNNNNNNNNNNNNNNNNNNNNNNNNNNNNNNNNNNNNNNNNNNNNNNNNNNNNNNNNNNNNNNNNNNNNNNNNNNNNNNNNNNNNNNNNNNNNNNNNNNNNNNNNNNNNNNNNNNNNNNNNNNNNNNNNNNNNNNNNNNNNNNNNNNNNNNNNNNNNNNNNNNNNNNNNNNNNNNNNNNNNNNNNNNNNNNNNNNNNNNNNNNNNNNNNNNNNNNNNNNNNNNNNNNNNNNNNNNNNNNNNNNNNNNNNNNNNNNNNNNNNNNNNNNNNNNNNNNNNNNNNNNNNNNNNNNNNNNNNNNNNNNNNNNNNNNNNNNNNNNNNNNNNNNNNNNNNNNNNNNNNNNNNNNNNNNNNNNNNNNNNNNNNNNNNNNNNNNNNNNNNNNNNNNNNNNNNNNNNNNNNNNNNNNNNNNNNNNNNNNNNNNNNNNNNNNNNNNNNNNNNNNNNNNNNNNNNNNNNNNNNNNNNNNNNNNNNNNNNNNNNNNNNNNNNNNNNNNNNNNNNNNNNNNNNNNNNNNNNNNNNNNNNNNNNNNNNNNNNNNNNNNNNNNNNNNNNNNNNNNNNNNNNNNNNNNNNNNNNNNNNNNNNNNNNNNNNNNNNNNNNNNNNNNNNNNNTGCAGCGTAGgatcatattttttttcttaaataataatataCCGAGATCTCTCGGGAAGGCACGAAGATTCATCAATGAAGAATTGAAAATACACACACAGAAACACTGAAAAGGAAATTGTTGTGGCATCTGATCCAGTAGAAAATGCAAGCAAAACAACGAGATTATATCTCCTAAACAAACTTCAAATCCGCTGTCATTAATTCGGCTGAAACTAAACACGGCAAAAAGAGCTAAGAGAGTGGAGCCACCTGCTAAACGCGACGCAAATGCGGGAATCGAGGCAGAGAAATCCGGCAGCTGCGTCGATTGCAACAGAAGCTGAAAATGCAATGCTCCTTTACGGATCAATAACGAGAAAACAGTGTAAGATCAAGAACGATAATCGCGTGAAAAGGTAACGAAATAAACAATGGAATGAGATTGAAGAAGcagcgagagagagagaaaataaaagacGTTTTTTGAGTGGCTCCCATTATTGGATGAATGAAGGATTctattcatttaatttattttatttagtaataATTTCAATATATATTGTCAGGACTCAGGAAGCATTTAAATTTAATATCATAATTAGTTAAGTACAATACTATCAGAACATTGAATCATTTTAATCATTCTTTAcatatttttgttattaaaaagGGGAAAGGAAATTGGAAGATGTGTCCTCTCTTTTTTCcccctttgattttttttttttaaatctccaCAATAGGTACGTAGAATATTATGATTTCTATGTCGCGTATTATTTATgtataataataatcaaatataCTTTAGTAGTAatattattattgcaagggaCAAGTCTAGTTGTTGGGCTGAGTTTGGAAATAGGTGATTTCTACTGTTATATTTAGTTGCATAGAGGTGACCAAAACCAAACCACTCTGCTTTTGTTAGGAACCAACCAACAAAATTCTCCTCTACTTTCCTCCAAGTAGAACAACAATCTTGTTCTAAATTAAGAGTAATTTATATTGTTAGACTTCAATTAATTTGTAGCAAAAATAAGTAATGAGAGACCTGCGAGAAGGAACAAAAGGAAAAGGCTGTCAGGCATGTGAGGAGGGGAATCAGGGATAACATAATTGAGAAGCGAATGATCCAAAACCCTGGCGTGCAAGTGAAGTGAAGCCACTATAAAAGTATCAttcataattaataattataatcatCATAATAATAAGCTACGGTACCCCCTTTCTTTCTTTGTTATTCGGCTGGTCATGAATAAAAGAGATTCACTCCTTGTTCACAAAGGTGAAGGGTCTCATTNNNNNNNNNNNNNNNNNNNNNNNNNNNNNNNNNNNNNNNNNNNNtttttttttttttttttttcatttttacatTGCACATTTTATTTTATGTCACATGCCATACAACATTTTAGAGAAAACGACCTTACATAGTTTACATGAACCCACATCAATCATCATCCTCTGCTTCTGCTCTCTTTCTGTTTAAGGAAAATATATATAACTTGTTATTATTCCATGGATAACAATTTGGAACATGGTGGTGTTAAGATTAACATTCGGGTAGGTCAAGACAAGAGAGCTAAAATAAACTGTTGAGAATCGTGGTTAGGTTTCATAAGATCACGCTtgaatttaaaattacataatgtAACATGTTTCGaatgaaaaattttatataataagacTGGCATAGATGCTTAATATTTACACTAACAAGTAAAATAATTATCAACCAGGGGTTATATATTCCAATGCCATATTAATTATCACCTATATCATTGTAATTGTAATTTAACAATCATGCCAAGACAAGAATACAAAACAACACAATGAATGATAATCAACTACTTACTCTAGTTAAGGCAAGGTATGTATGTAAAGAATATGAGTTGGTTTTATGAACAAGTAATCTttgttatttcaaaaataaagtgTTGAGGATAAAGAAGGGACCCCACCTATTTGGTATCCAATAATTACAgcaaaaataaagatcaaaatgaCATCTATTAGCTAATCCAAAATTAAAAGATGCAGCTTCAAGAAAGTTAAAAAAGAAATGGCCCATTAAGATTATTTAAGACTAATGCTAGCTTTAACATGAAATCAATCAAGTAGAATATACAATTATACATCAAAGTGTTTCTTATAAACCTGCACAGAAGAGATGAAAAAACCGCACTAAGTGAGCACTAGCAAGCAAGCCATGGAACTATGGAAGATAAAAGGGTTGCACCAAGGGCCTAAATGTAATTTAGCCATGTGCGCAACATGGTCTTTCTAGAAAGATCCATGGCTGTAACCATATCTACTTCCAAGCTGCTCTTCGCAAGAACTATGTCAGCTGCTTCTACGGCTACAATCACACATGTTCTCATGGATCATATTGTAACCAATATGTGTCAACTATTTGATCTATGGAAATTATGTGTATATAGTAAAATTTTCCATCATTGGTGACTTTATTGGTGTGATTATATAACCAAAGATGTGTTAAGGATCGTAATTTCAACCATTTGTTTAATGAATCTggttaaattttgttcttcacccACTAAGTACTATTATTCACTAATATGGTAACGGAAATTTATTTTACACAGTTCTCTGTATTCAAATGTCGAATTAggtgccaatgagttataactcaaatggcatagtctctctatactcaattaagaggttgcgggttcaaatctcctatctttggtaaaaaaaaatgtcGAATTAGGTATCTAAAGAAAGCCTTACTTGTAATTCTTTCATCTTATTCAACAAAGACATTATTTGCCTAAGATATATGAAAATACTAACAATTTCAAACAAGTTTTATCAAGTACAAGTTTTGCCTGCATCAAGAACAATGAATAAGATTCTTATTTAACATTATATTATATATGAAAATACTAACTTAGTGATCGACACAAATCACCACATATATATACAGATTATGCCAAACATCAGTACATTCAATCTACTAACTATATTAAACTAACCAGTGCCTTTGATTAAAATGGTCTAACAAAAAATATGTATACCATACATAATGCAACTACAGAAGCTCTGATTTTCACGGATAAGATATACTTGCTAACTAAACATCACTTAGTTAAGAATCATGCACTCATCTTCATGCTTCTAATCAGATTAGCATGTAAGCAGTAAAGCAAGCACATAAAACAAACAAATTGTTCATATACAAGTGGAATAAGAATTGAAATGCCTCTTCACGGGGCAGAGTTCTTAGCAACCAGAAAATAGTGACAAAAATTACTAATCGCATACATGCCCCAAGAATAGTGGTATTATTACTATTATATACATACACTGTTGGTAAATACTAAATACTGAATAGAGAACCTTTTTTGTTCCATATAGAGCCGATTTTTGGTCTACAAATAGACCTTTCGGTTTGGGTTCGGACATTGATTAATGACAAAAATATTGAAGCAGGAAAATGGGTCTTATCTATTTTTGGGCTTAAAGCCTACCTTGCTTTTTGATCTAGCCCATCAAgagtaaaaataaattaaaaaaatagttggttcaactaaaaaaaatagttGAAGTAACTTTGGTTAGTTGAGTTATTAGCTTACTTGTCCGCTTAAATAAGGTTCAGAGATTTAAAGTCCGTCTTGTGTATATTACAACCAATTGGTTAGCGACAAACCTTTAAATAACCCTTATATTCACAGCAAATTAGTACTTGATCTGCCGAAATGATAGAtatcataagaaaaaaaaaggacaaCAAACAAATTAAGTGAATATTTTATACaattatgatatttttcttgGCTCCACATGGAAGAAAAATAGCTCAAATTGGATTATGTTATTATttgtaaaagaaagaaataatccatgaaagaaaagaaaaattacatgCATGCATGCCATTTAAAGTATGGAGGGCAAGATTATGGTACATACATAACATGAGAATATATATGAGATAAATCAACTTAGAATTAAGTCAAACTAACAATAACTATTGACGAATACGTACCAACTTGAATTAATGCTTTAGCCTTAATGTTAAGGTAAAAGAATCTTtagggagaaaaaaaaagaaaagaaaagatactAATTGGAAAATAATTTCAACTTGGGCATGTGATTGGTTTCAAAACTCCAAATTCCAAAGTGTTCGGTGAACAAAACTAGCTCGTATCACTATAGATAGTGTGAGAAAAAGGAAGATGGAAGATGCATGGATAGTAGATAGTAGAAGATGGAATGAGTGAAGGGTGTTTTTGATTTGCATGTAATGTTATTAGAAGTGAAGAAAATTAGTGAGCATTTTGGGAGACACCGACAGAATCTGTGTCCCTTGAGGAAGCCAAGCCGACCAAAGCGTGCAAGCCAAAGAAAAATTGCCGCTTTAACATTCCACCTAACTATCTATCTAATTTTATCTGTTTCCCTAGGAACGGAAAATCACAATAATCCAACATGTCAAACATTCACATTGTGCATGTTCCCCTCGGAAATACTACTACTATTAACTTATTAACTACTACTATTACTATTTgccttattattatattatattatattatattgtatTGCTAGTTAGTCATTattgttttaaaataataatacatgtgtttttttttctctttctatttGTTCAATTCTTAATAGTTCTTTCTGATCTGAACAAAAAACTATATTGTTTTAATGTTATAAGTTAGTAACCATAGAATTATTAATTCATTATGGACATTTATTCTATAATTTGCTATCATTCATTACTTATAAAAGAAATATCTcaacattaaaaaaatatatgttttttattctatttttcaaaagacaaaataaaaatagaagattcATCGGATTTGAGGTTTAATTTAAAGTACGATGATTATATTGATTATTTTCTGTGAAATTGTGAATCaaatatgtatttattttttgtttaattactctgttggtctttatagtttcgcaaaattttcaattaggtccttatatttttttttttaattgagtccttacaccaatttttttttttaattgggtccttacattttttttccttttatttaggtcactgtaccaattcttttttttagttaggtccctataaaattaagccaattactactaagagggacttaattgaaaaaaaaaagttggtgcaggaacccaattaaaaaaaaaaagtatagaaacctaattaaaaatttcacgaaactatagagaccaaccgagtaattaaaccttaaatttaatatatatgtacctgttaattttttttaaggaaaaaagagttTTTCTCTATCTAAACGAGTTACACATCAAAGAAGCAAAATCACACAATAACATCAGTTCCAATGTGTTAGGTTGCATGGCTGGTTTTCTGGTGGAAGAAGgtaattaaattgaaaaagtagataattcaataataataataacaactaataatacaaaaatttCTATTCAGAAAAGTCCCCCCATGGTGGAGCCACGACAAAACAAAAACAAGAGAGCAATGCAAAAAGAACAAATAAACTATTTTCAGCTTCTTTTATGTATAATAATAATTAGACGGAACTATACCAATGTAACTTCGGCATATTTATACTACATATTATTAATGCTTTTCTAT contains the following coding sequences:
- the LOC107629016 gene encoding E3 ubiquitin ligase BIG BROTHER isoform X2, with the translated sequence MSWNPHMEIHHYNNISYPYSTAGSFIEYFEGLTYEHVNFIFSGASHAQESSYPSTTSFYKFGLSEPDSTSYYRYNHGYDVNHHHEPLVDEYRRPLENSTTVNEHTAAVHTEWGEGVNNTTRDNSIECPRRHHSNSNDYQVVWQDSIDPDNMTYEELLELGEAVGTQSRGLTQEQISMLPVSKYKCGFFSRKKSRDERLVLYVTGKCFSQQK
- the LOC107629016 gene encoding E3 ubiquitin ligase BIG BROTHER isoform X1 encodes the protein MSWNPHMEIHHYNNISYPYSTAGSFIEYFEGLTYEHVNFIFSGASHAQESSYPSTTSFYKFGLSEPDSTSYYRYNHGYDVNHHHEPLVDEYRRPLENSTTVNEHTAAVHTEWGEGVNNTTRDNSIECPRRHHSNSNDYQVVWQDSIDPDNMTYEELLELGEAVGTQSRGLTQEQISMLPVSKYKCGFFSRKKSRDERCVICQMEYKRGDKRITLPCKHLYHASCGTRWLSINKACPICYREVF